The following are encoded together in the Juglans microcarpa x Juglans regia isolate MS1-56 chromosome 2D, Jm3101_v1.0, whole genome shotgun sequence genome:
- the LOC121249959 gene encoding H/ACA ribonucleoprotein complex non-core subunit NAF1 has product MVGFISEPSSVDDLEQASKFKDSYNSLDPFDPTSAEFLFSDSFPDFDSIKDWFEDTIIPGMDDIRKFEFGTPEEPIELVQVQTPRGPEPIGNVSEPIVPGYEASVAGSGCRVKVEEWECENLGNSSYCIEEEMRKKVILGSDPGNSDLGCGNDMKSKIESDGDESGSSESESESSFSSAAASSTGSSDDEEEEEEEKKEKKVEVKRVADEAGEVEEGEIRDGDDEQEMKRGTDDDGENNEVYGKGMVDWSDVDEGDDDDECGATRGPIRSTHELEVLPPVPPVDVTLQPHHQMLPVGVVLSIIGAQVIIEGVEKHNPLSEGSILWITENRTPLGLVDEIFGPVKNPYYKVRYNSDNEVPSAIHAGSSISFVPEFANHVLNDKDLYKKGYDASGANDEEVTDEAEFSDDEKEAEYKRIQKMTKRGINEPNVRNKKNNRKVKNRDGQWKNAQPSSRQPQTRVNQLASTQNQHNFSPAAAFSVGQGYVSGPGLVPPFPQQHRQLVLTQHQMEFGQMGITGCRFSHHRVQSFLMDSQLMV; this is encoded by the exons atGGTGGGATTTATATCTGAACCCTCCTCTGTTGATGACCTCGAACAAGCTTCAAAGTTCAAGGATTCGTACAACTCACTTGACCCTTTCGACCCCACATCCGCCGAATTCTTATTCTCTGATTCTTTCCCAGATTTCGATTCTATAAAAGACTGGTTTGAGGATACAATAATCCCAGGTATGGATGATATAAGAAAGTTTGAGTTTGGAACTCCCGAGGAGCCCATTGAGCTTGTTCAAGTCCAGACTCCACGAGGGCCTGAGCCAATTGGTAATGTTTCTGAGCCAATTGTTCCTGGGTATGAGGCAAGCGTTGCTGGGTCTGGCTGTAGGGTGAAGGTGGAGGAGTGGGAGTGTGAAAACTTAGGGAATTCGAGTTATTGcattgaggaagagatgaggaagaaGGTTATTTTGGGTAGTGATCCTGGTAATTCGGATCTAGGCTGTGGGAATGATATGAAGAGTAAGATAGAAAGTGACGGAGATGAGAGTGGAAGTTCGGAGTCTGAGAGTGAAAGTTCGTTTTCGTCAGCGGCAGCTTCAAGTACTGGTAGTAGTGacgatgaggaggaggaggaggaggagaaaaaggaaaagaaggtgGAGGTGAAGAGGGTTGCCGATGAGGCAGGTGAAGTTGAAGAAGGAGAGATAAGGGACGGTGATGATGAGCAGGAGATGAAACGTGGGACTGATGACGACGGTGAAAACAATGAAGTGTATGGAAAGGGGATGGTTGATTGGAGCGATGTTGACGAGGGTGACGATGACGATGAATGCGGTGCTACAAGAGGACCCATTAGATCAACTCATGAACTTGAG GTCCTCCCTCCTGTTCCTCCGGTGGATGTGACCCTGCAACCACATCATCAGATGCTACCTGTGGGAGTTGTCTTATCA ATTATTGGTGCTCAAGTCATTATAGAAGGGGTTGAGAAGCACAATCCTCTTAGTGAGGGTTCTATCCTCTGGATAACTGAAAACAGAACCCCACTGGGGCTGGTGGATGAAATATTTGGACCTGTCAAAAACCCGTACTATAAGGTAAGATACAATTCAGATAACGAAGTCCCATCTGCAATCCATGCTGGCTCTTCGATCTCTTTCGTACCAGAGTTTGCCAATCATGTGCTCAATGACAAGGATCTTTACAAGAAAGGTTATGATGCATCTGGTGCAAATGATGAAGAGGTGACGGATGAGGCAGAGTTTTCTGACGATGAGAAAGAGGCTGAGTACAAGAGAATACAAAAAATGACAAAGAGGGGCATAAATGAACCGAATgttagaaacaagaaaaacaatagaAAGGTCAAAAATAGGGATGGGCAATGGAAAAATGCTCAACCATCATCACGTCAACCACAGACACGTGTCAATCAGCTAGCATCCACTCAAAACCAGCATAATTTCTCACCTGCTGCTGCATTTTCTGTAGGACAAGGTTATGTTAGTGGACCTGGCCTAGTTCCACCATTTCCCCAACAGCACAGACAGTTGGTTTTAACACAACACCAAATGGAGTTTGGACAAATGGGAATTACGGGATGCCGTTTCAGCCATCACAGGGTGCAGTCTTTCCTAATGGATTCCCAACTAATGGTATGA
- the LOC121249352 gene encoding uncharacterized protein LOC121249352, with protein MGSYRSVDPWLDQQLPLGCTPLSQVINKETSHEAWEVLETFYGQRTRDSAQHMKSELQSLQKGSPSMEEYLHRAKSLALALYGARRPMDDDDFIICILRDLGSKFDPIVAALNAKENFPSLEVVIGKLRDFELRVSATCKIHSPTTLYISRVSSTNANLGNASALSHQKYKGQRGSGHSQTSNPPPRSQPTPSRGGGRNNGYGGHITCFHCGSPNHKVDVCFATDEEVERYKAFLSIQVGDTMEELWFLNTSANQNMTPTTNDAQGIKNYTGTDKVTVGNGIELPISAIGHFSVPNTSLSINNALIVPEIQKKLISISQFTADNRCCFLYYPWGFLIKELATNR; from the coding sequence ATGGGTTCATATCGATCAGTTGATCCTTGGTTGGATCAACAGCTCCCTCTCGGATGTACACCTCTTTCGCAGGTGATCAACAAAGAAACTTCCCATGAAGCTTGGGAAGTTCTTGAGACGTTTTATGGTCAACGTACACGTGATAGCGCTCAGCATATGAAATCTGAACTTCAATCTCTTCAAAAAGGATCCCCCTCAATGGAAGAATATCTTCATCGTGCCAAGTCACTAGCTCTTGCACTTTATGGTGCTAGAAGACCTATGGATGATGATGACTTCATCATCTGTATACTTAGAGACCTGGGCTCTAAGTTTGACCCCATTGTTGCTGCCCTAAATGCCAAGGAAAACTTTCCTTCACTTGAGGTCGTGATTGGCAAATTACGTGACTTTGAGCTTCGTGTTTCTGCTACTTGTAAGATTCATTCGCCTACGACATTATATATCTCTCGTGTTTCATCTACAAACGCCAACCTTGGCAATGCTTCAGCTCTTTCTCATCAAAAATATAAAGGGCAACGTGGGAGTGGTCATTCTCAAACTAGCAACCCTCCTCCACGTTCACAGCCAACTCCCTCTCGTGGTGGTGGTCGCAACAATGGATATGGTGGACACATTACTTGCTTCCATTGTGGTAGTCCCAATCATAAGGTTGATGTCTGTTTTGCAACTGATGAAGAGGTCGAGCGTTACAAGGCCTTCCTCTCTATTCAAGTTGGCGACACCATGGAAGAACTTTGGTTTCTAAATACTAGCGCTAATCAGAATATGACTCCCACCACAAATGACGCACAAGGTATAAAGAATTATACTGGCACCGACAAGGTTACGGTTGGTAATGGCATCGAGCTCCCTATATCTGCAATTGGTCATTTTTCTGTTCCCAATACCTCTCTTTCAATTAACAATGCTCTTATTGTTcctgaaattcaaaagaaactaatttcaatttctcaatttaCTGCTGATAATCGATGTTGTTTTCTATATTATCCATGGGGTTTCTTGATCAAGGAATTGGCGACGAATCGGTAA